One Nocardia iowensis DNA window includes the following coding sequences:
- a CDS encoding GntR family transcriptional regulator, with protein sequence MSKTYSSAEHAYREVKERILTGTLSGGELISEGEIAADLGTSRTPVREAFLRLETEGWMKLYPKRGALVVPIPPDEAEHVAYARYVVEAAAVRALASTDRTALTSLFRASLDRQRELAAAGDLDQFALVDTDFHRSYVIAAGNPLLASFYDSLRERQRRMNSVALRRGPIDIDRIIEQHAHLAGLIEAGEVDRFATALAEHLSGVHQLELRGL encoded by the coding sequence GTGTCTAAGACGTATTCATCAGCTGAGCACGCCTACCGCGAGGTGAAGGAACGCATCCTCACCGGCACGTTGTCGGGTGGCGAGCTGATCAGCGAGGGTGAGATCGCCGCCGACCTCGGTACGTCACGGACCCCGGTGCGCGAGGCGTTCCTGCGGCTGGAGACCGAGGGGTGGATGAAGCTCTACCCGAAGCGCGGCGCGCTGGTGGTGCCGATCCCGCCGGACGAGGCCGAGCACGTCGCGTACGCCCGCTATGTGGTGGAGGCGGCGGCGGTGCGAGCCCTGGCCTCGACCGATCGCACGGCATTGACCTCGCTGTTCCGCGCGTCGCTCGATCGGCAACGCGAACTCGCCGCGGCCGGAGATCTCGATCAATTCGCCTTGGTGGACACCGACTTTCACCGCTCATACGTGATCGCGGCGGGCAACCCGCTGCTCGCGAGCTTCTATGACTCGCTGCGCGAGCGCCAACGCCGGATGAACAGCGTCGCGCTGCGCCGCGGCCCGATCGACATCGACCGCATCATCGAACAGCACGCGCATCTCGCCGGTCTGATCGAGGCCGGCGAGGTGGACCGCTTCGCCACCGCACTGGCTGAGCACCTCTCCGGCGTGCACCAGCTGGAATTGCGGGGGCTGTGA
- a CDS encoding alpha/beta hydrolase has product MLLGRSYVAACRYAASLVVAVALALVSVSFAPTAQAQEQAVIDHITQKTARWEEIYVQSPAMGRVVQLDVLLPTDQTAPHPTLYLLDGDGATDDEGQSTWTRKTDIVQFFSDKPVNVVMPVGGPGAFYTDWLRDDPKLGHNMWETFLTRELPPLIDEALHGNGRNAIAGESMGAQAAATLAVRNPSLYQAMASYSGCLISSKLDQATVRSAVTVKGGDPDNMWGPATDPEWAAHDPSLHIDQLRGKQIYISTASGVPGRVDFTYDPTYKYPDDTFDSIVLELLAHDCTVEFDADLRAHDVPATVRYTDFGTHSWPYWQDALHDSWATLKTGLGL; this is encoded by the coding sequence GTGTTGCTCGGTCGCTCATACGTTGCCGCATGCCGGTATGCCGCCAGTCTTGTCGTCGCGGTCGCGCTGGCACTGGTATCCGTCTCCTTCGCGCCCACCGCACAGGCGCAGGAGCAGGCCGTGATCGACCACATCACGCAGAAGACGGCGCGCTGGGAAGAGATCTACGTGCAATCGCCCGCGATGGGGCGAGTGGTGCAACTCGATGTCCTGCTACCGACGGACCAAACCGCGCCCCATCCCACCTTGTATCTGCTCGACGGTGACGGCGCCACCGACGACGAGGGGCAGAGCACCTGGACCCGCAAGACCGATATCGTGCAGTTCTTTTCCGACAAGCCGGTCAATGTGGTGATGCCGGTCGGCGGGCCGGGCGCCTTCTACACCGACTGGCTGCGCGACGATCCCAAGCTCGGGCACAACATGTGGGAAACGTTTCTGACCCGAGAACTTCCGCCGCTCATCGATGAGGCGCTGCACGGCAACGGCCGCAACGCGATAGCCGGAGAGTCGATGGGCGCGCAAGCCGCCGCGACGCTGGCGGTGCGCAATCCGTCGCTGTACCAGGCGATGGCTTCCTACAGCGGTTGCCTGATCTCCAGCAAACTCGACCAGGCCACGGTGCGCTCGGCGGTGACCGTCAAGGGTGGCGACCCCGACAACATGTGGGGCCCCGCCACCGATCCCGAATGGGCCGCTCACGATCCGAGCCTGCATATCGACCAACTCCGCGGCAAGCAGATCTACATCTCGACCGCCAGCGGGGTGCCCGGCCGCGTCGACTTCACCTACGACCCGACCTACAAATACCCTGACGACACCTTCGACTCGATCGTGCTCGAACTGCTCGCACACGACTGCACCGTCGAGTTCGACGCGGACCTGCGCGCACACGACGTCCCCGCGACGGTCCGCTACACCGACTTCGGCACCCATTCGTGGCCCTACTGGCAAGACGCACTGCACGACTCCTGGGCGACCTTGAAAACCGGCCTCGGTCTCTGA
- the ald gene encoding alanine dehydrogenase: MKIGVPREVKNHEYRVAITPAGVHELVSRGHEVYIEAGAGRGSAFEDEAYTVAGARVLNTADEVWGTAELVLKVKEPVAEEYSRMREGQVLFTYLHLAASKDCTDALLTSGITSIAYETVTGRDGSLPLLAPMSEVAGRLAPQAGAYHLMRNGGGRGVLMGGVPGTPPANVVVIGAGVAGGNAIAIAHGMRAEVTVLDLNIARLREIDAQYKGQVRTIMSNRLEVEKAVRQADLVIGAVLVPGAKAPTLVSNDLVAQMKPGSVLVDIAIDQGGCFADSRPTTHADPTYRVHESVFYCVANMPGAVPYTSTVALTNATLPYVVSLAEHGWRDAVAADKGLADGLSTHGGVLLSASVAAAHGYVAESLAA; the protein is encoded by the coding sequence GTGAAGATCGGGGTCCCCCGGGAGGTCAAGAACCACGAGTATCGGGTCGCGATTACCCCGGCCGGTGTGCACGAGCTCGTGTCCCGCGGGCACGAGGTGTACATCGAGGCCGGTGCCGGTCGCGGGTCGGCGTTCGAGGACGAGGCGTACACCGTCGCGGGCGCGCGGGTGCTGAACACCGCCGACGAGGTCTGGGGCACCGCGGAACTGGTGTTGAAGGTGAAAGAGCCGGTCGCCGAAGAGTATTCACGCATGCGCGAAGGTCAGGTGCTGTTCACCTACCTGCACCTCGCGGCCTCCAAGGACTGCACCGACGCGCTGCTGACCTCCGGCATCACCTCGATCGCCTACGAGACGGTCACCGGCCGGGACGGTTCGCTGCCGCTGCTCGCTCCGATGAGCGAGGTCGCGGGCCGGCTGGCCCCGCAGGCGGGCGCGTACCACCTGATGCGCAACGGCGGCGGCCGCGGCGTGCTGATGGGCGGCGTGCCTGGCACCCCGCCCGCCAACGTCGTCGTCATCGGCGCGGGTGTGGCGGGCGGCAACGCGATCGCCATCGCGCACGGCATGCGCGCCGAGGTGACCGTCCTCGACCTGAACATCGCCCGGCTGCGCGAGATCGACGCGCAGTACAAGGGGCAGGTGCGGACCATCATGTCCAACCGGCTCGAGGTCGAAAAGGCGGTGCGCCAGGCCGATCTGGTGATCGGCGCGGTGCTGGTACCCGGTGCGAAGGCGCCGACGCTGGTCTCCAATGACCTTGTCGCGCAGATGAAGCCGGGCTCGGTGCTGGTCGATATTGCCATCGACCAGGGTGGCTGCTTCGCGGATTCGCGGCCGACCACGCACGCCGATCCGACCTACCGGGTGCACGAGTCGGTGTTCTACTGCGTCGCCAACATGCCCGGCGCCGTGCCGTACACCTCGACCGTCGCGCTCACCAATGCCACGCTGCCGTACGTGGTTTCGCTGGCCGAACACGGCTGGCGCGACGCGGTGGCGGCGGACAAGGGCCTGGCCGATGGCCTCAGCACGCATGGTGGTGTGCTGCTGTCCGCATCGGTCGCGGCCGCGCACGGTTACGTCGCCGAAAGCCTGGCGGCGTAA
- a CDS encoding Lrp/AsnC family transcriptional regulator, with protein MRKIDSPGGATSPAPLIHPPAGVPIDDIDRILLDQLARDGRMTNNALAAAAGIAPSTCLGRVRALVERGVIRGFHADIDPAALGRSLQAMIAVRLRASARQHLAEFGEQMSEFEEVLNVYFIAGADDYLIHVATSHTDELRRFVLNNLSEHPAVASTETILIFEHMRPRTNTTT; from the coding sequence ATGCGTAAGATTGATTCACCCGGCGGCGCGACCTCGCCTGCACCACTGATCCATCCGCCCGCCGGTGTTCCGATCGATGATATCGACCGGATTCTGCTCGACCAGCTCGCACGGGACGGTCGGATGACGAACAACGCGCTCGCTGCCGCGGCGGGCATCGCGCCGTCCACCTGCCTCGGCCGGGTGCGAGCACTGGTGGAACGCGGAGTCATTCGCGGGTTTCACGCCGATATCGATCCGGCCGCGCTCGGCCGGAGTCTGCAAGCGATGATCGCGGTGCGGCTGCGCGCCAGCGCACGTCAGCACCTGGCCGAGTTCGGCGAGCAGATGTCGGAGTTCGAGGAGGTGCTCAATGTGTACTTCATCGCGGGCGCCGACGACTATCTGATCCACGTCGCCACCTCACACACCGACGAGCTGCGCCGGTTCGTGCTGAACAATCTGAGCGAGCATCCCGCCGTCGCCTCGACCGAGACGATCCTCATCTTCGAGCACATGCGACCGCGGACCAATACCACGACATGA
- a CDS encoding pyridoxamine 5'-phosphate oxidase family protein: protein MTELADIAPAFVEMAHSIVWCTVSTTDPAGRPRSRILHPIWEWDGQELTGWIFTGPTPAKLAHLAHSPYVACNYWAPTHDTCLAECGAEWVDDLETKTKVWELFRSTPEPLGYNPAGIGVPGWDGPESPGIGLLRLRPWRLRVLEGKEFLQGFSAASWRE from the coding sequence GTGACCGAATTGGCCGATATCGCACCCGCATTCGTGGAGATGGCGCACAGCATCGTGTGGTGCACCGTTTCCACGACCGATCCGGCAGGACGGCCACGCAGCCGCATCCTGCATCCGATCTGGGAATGGGACGGGCAGGAACTGACCGGATGGATCTTCACCGGCCCGACGCCCGCGAAACTCGCGCACCTCGCGCACAGCCCCTATGTGGCGTGCAATTACTGGGCGCCGACCCACGACACCTGCCTCGCGGAGTGCGGCGCGGAATGGGTCGACGACCTCGAGACGAAAACGAAGGTGTGGGAGCTCTTCCGGAGCACGCCGGAACCGCTCGGCTACAACCCGGCTGGGATCGGCGTCCCGGGCTGGGACGGGCCGGAATCGCCGGGGATCGGCCTGTTGCGGCTGCGTCCGTGGCGGCTGCGCGTGCTCGAGGGCAAGGAGTTCCTCCAGGGGTTCTCGGCCGCCTCCTGGCGGGAGTGA
- a CDS encoding amidase translates to MDLQDVVSAGVLEQRELLEQGALSTQDLVDATLHGIDEAAELGAFTRVLHERARAEAIDRDRERAAGAVGPLHGIPIAIKDEIDVAGVVTTFGTRANSTPAAADAEVVRRLRAAGAVIVGKTAMPEFGQWPFTESSTYGVTRNPWDRSRSTGGSSGGSAAAVAAGLVPVALGGDGGGSIRIPSACCGLFGLKPQRGRVPVAPNEHLWWALGVCGPLTRGVLDSAIVYDVIRGNTPHDRFTAADPVMSFEQAARQSTAGLRIGYSTKSATPLVKPDPAHVRAVHETANLLAELGHSVFEVDPDYPEPTHAFFPQFFGGVREEAALVEHPELLERRTHQTIALGAWARRPVVEWAIRRGEALARKADRLFADCDLLLTPTIANRPPQLGVLDGANTVRAQIASIPMVAYTALWNVTGHPAASLPAGVGADGLPLAVQLVGPTNGETTILSVAAQLEQARPHPRPMG, encoded by the coding sequence ATGGATCTCCAGGATGTCGTATCAGCGGGTGTGCTCGAGCAGCGCGAGCTGCTGGAACAGGGGGCGCTGTCGACACAGGACCTTGTCGACGCCACGTTGCACGGCATCGACGAGGCCGCGGAACTCGGTGCGTTCACCCGCGTGCTGCACGAGCGGGCCCGCGCCGAGGCGATCGACCGTGATCGGGAACGCGCGGCGGGGGCGGTCGGCCCGCTGCACGGCATTCCGATCGCGATCAAGGACGAGATCGACGTCGCCGGTGTGGTGACCACCTTCGGCACCAGGGCCAACTCGACCCCGGCCGCGGCCGACGCCGAAGTGGTGCGGCGGTTGCGGGCTGCCGGGGCGGTCATCGTCGGCAAGACCGCGATGCCGGAGTTCGGGCAGTGGCCGTTCACCGAATCGAGCACCTACGGGGTGACCCGCAATCCGTGGGATCGCAGCCGGTCGACCGGTGGCTCCAGCGGTGGCTCGGCCGCAGCCGTTGCGGCGGGGCTGGTTCCGGTCGCGCTGGGCGGCGACGGCGGCGGGTCGATCCGGATCCCGTCGGCCTGCTGCGGGCTGTTCGGTCTCAAACCGCAGCGCGGACGGGTGCCGGTCGCGCCGAACGAGCACCTGTGGTGGGCGCTGGGCGTGTGCGGGCCGTTGACCCGCGGCGTGCTCGACTCGGCGATCGTGTATGACGTGATTCGCGGCAACACACCCCACGACCGGTTCACGGCGGCGGACCCGGTGATGTCGTTCGAGCAGGCGGCCAGGCAATCTACGGCCGGTCTGCGGATCGGGTACAGCACCAAATCGGCCACCCCGCTGGTGAAACCGGATCCCGCGCATGTGCGTGCGGTGCACGAAACCGCGAATCTGCTTGCGGAGCTGGGTCATTCGGTCTTCGAGGTGGACCCGGACTATCCCGAACCGACACATGCCTTCTTCCCGCAGTTCTTCGGCGGGGTGCGGGAAGAAGCCGCGCTGGTCGAGCATCCGGAACTGCTCGAGCGCCGCACCCACCAGACCATCGCACTGGGCGCGTGGGCACGGCGTCCGGTGGTGGAATGGGCGATCCGGCGGGGAGAAGCCTTGGCGCGCAAGGCCGATCGACTCTTCGCCGACTGCGATCTGCTGCTCACCCCCACCATCGCGAACCGCCCGCCGCAGCTCGGCGTGCTCGACGGCGCGAATACCGTCCGCGCCCAGATCGCGTCCATTCCGATGGTGGCGTACACGGCGCTGTGGAATGTGACCGGGCACCCGGCGGCGTCGCTGCCCGCGGGCGTCGGCGCGGACGGCCTGCCGCTGGCGGTGCAGTTGGTCGGACCGACCAACGGCGAGACGACCATCCTCTCGGTTGCCGCGCAACTCGAGCAGGCTCGGCCGCATCCTCGTCCGATGGGCTGA
- a CDS encoding NAD-dependent epimerase/dehydratase family protein, with product MGGHRVLITGAGGGIGTLMRARLRRPDRVLRLLDLAELPSAATDEQVEIITGSLTDADTMASACREVDAIIHLGGISREDSWERLLAVNVDGTHTVLEAARQAGVSRVVLASSNHAVGYRIVGESGPNGIAAEAAPRPDTYYGFSKAAIEVLGSLYHSRFGMDVICVRIGSCFERPRDVRELSTWLSPDDAARLLEACLAAESPGFRVIWGVSKNTRAVVSLREAEELGYRSNDDAERFAASIPAGSTAAPTYIGGSFIETPLGEPDPH from the coding sequence ATGGGCGGTCACCGAGTTCTGATCACCGGTGCGGGCGGCGGAATCGGCACCCTCATGCGGGCCCGACTACGCCGCCCCGATCGCGTGTTGCGACTGCTGGACCTGGCCGAACTCCCCTCTGCCGCAACGGATGAGCAGGTGGAAATCATCACCGGCTCCCTGACCGACGCCGACACCATGGCGAGCGCGTGCCGCGAGGTGGATGCCATCATCCATCTCGGCGGGATCAGCCGCGAGGACAGCTGGGAACGCCTGCTCGCGGTGAATGTCGATGGCACGCATACGGTTCTGGAAGCCGCTCGACAGGCGGGCGTCTCCCGTGTCGTGCTCGCGTCCAGCAATCATGCTGTCGGGTATCGGATCGTCGGCGAGTCGGGTCCGAATGGCATTGCGGCGGAGGCAGCTCCGCGACCGGACACCTATTACGGATTCAGCAAGGCGGCAATCGAGGTCTTGGGCAGTCTTTACCACTCCCGGTTCGGCATGGACGTGATCTGCGTGCGGATCGGATCGTGCTTCGAGCGGCCGCGTGATGTCCGGGAACTGTCGACCTGGTTATCGCCGGACGACGCGGCGCGGCTACTGGAAGCATGTCTTGCCGCGGAAAGTCCGGGCTTCCGGGTAATCTGGGGCGTATCGAAAAACACCCGCGCGGTCGTGTCGCTGCGGGAGGCCGAGGAACTCGGTTATCGCAGCAATGACGACGCCGAGCGATTCGCCGCAAGCATTCCGGCAGGTTCCACTGCCGCACCGACGTATATCGGCGGCTCCTTCATCGAAACTCCGCTCGGTGAACCCGACCCTCACTGA
- a CDS encoding amino acid permease, which translates to MSIAQLRSQMLRRKPMGEIDEGAPADEQLARSLGLWQLTAIGVGGIIGAGIFTLAGAVAHSVTGPSVLISFLIAGVASAAAALCYAEFAGMVPKAGSAYTYGYVSLGELAGWFIGWDLLLEYIAVAAVVAIGVSGYFRFLLGQVDVDLPNWMMGASGTGEGHVIDVFAVLFCLGTAWLLSRGIRSVGRFETVAVGIKVALVLLIIVLGVFHIDSSNYTPYFPFGAGAVWTGAATVFFAVFGYDAMSTAAEESTDGKKHLPKAILYSLAIAMVLYVLATLVLTGMQKYTEISPTSGFSTAFESVGMPGIANIIAIGAIVGIVTVVLTFMLGVTRVWYAMSRDGLLPEWFAKTHPVRKVPTRVTWIVGIGAAVMAGLLDITVVAELTNIGILMAFIVVSVAVIVLRRTRPDEPREFKLPLMPVVPIIGIGFSLYLIWSLPWETWVRFAVWLLAGLAVYFGYSRTHSKLERTGSAEVADKV; encoded by the coding sequence ATGTCCATCGCGCAGTTGCGTAGCCAGATGCTGCGCCGCAAACCCATGGGGGAGATCGATGAGGGCGCCCCCGCCGACGAACAGTTGGCGCGGTCGCTCGGTCTGTGGCAGCTCACGGCGATCGGCGTTGGTGGCATCATCGGCGCGGGCATCTTCACCCTCGCGGGCGCGGTCGCGCACTCCGTCACCGGTCCGTCGGTGCTGATCTCGTTCCTGATCGCCGGTGTCGCCAGCGCCGCCGCCGCGCTCTGCTACGCCGAGTTCGCGGGCATGGTGCCGAAGGCAGGCTCCGCCTACACCTACGGTTACGTCTCGCTCGGTGAGCTCGCGGGCTGGTTCATCGGCTGGGATCTGCTGCTGGAGTACATCGCGGTGGCGGCGGTGGTCGCGATCGGTGTGTCGGGCTACTTCCGATTCCTGCTCGGGCAGGTGGATGTCGACCTGCCGAACTGGATGATGGGTGCGAGCGGCACCGGCGAAGGCCATGTGATCGACGTCTTCGCGGTGCTGTTCTGCCTCGGCACGGCGTGGCTGCTCTCCCGCGGCATCCGCAGCGTCGGCCGGTTCGAGACCGTCGCGGTGGGCATCAAGGTCGCGCTGGTCCTGCTCATCATCGTGCTCGGTGTCTTCCACATCGACAGCTCGAACTACACGCCGTACTTCCCGTTCGGCGCCGGTGCGGTGTGGACCGGCGCGGCCACCGTGTTCTTCGCGGTGTTCGGCTACGACGCGATGAGCACCGCCGCCGAGGAATCGACGGACGGCAAGAAGCACCTGCCCAAGGCCATCCTGTACTCGCTGGCCATCGCGATGGTGCTGTACGTGCTGGCGACCCTGGTGCTGACCGGCATGCAGAAATACACCGAGATCAGCCCGACGAGCGGCTTCTCCACCGCGTTCGAGTCCGTCGGCATGCCGGGCATCGCGAACATCATCGCGATCGGCGCCATTGTCGGCATCGTCACCGTGGTGCTCACCTTCATGCTTGGCGTGACCCGCGTCTGGTACGCGATGAGCCGCGACGGGCTGCTGCCGGAGTGGTTCGCCAAGACGCATCCGGTGCGCAAGGTGCCGACCAGGGTGACCTGGATCGTGGGCATCGGCGCCGCGGTGATGGCGGGCCTGCTGGACATCACCGTGGTCGCGGAGCTGACCAATATCGGCATCCTGATGGCCTTCATCGTCGTCTCGGTCGCGGTGATCGTATTGCGGCGCACCAGGCCCGACGAGCCGCGTGAGTTCAAGCTGCCGCTCATGCCGGTGGTCCCGATCATCGGCATCGGCTTCTCGCTCTACCTCATCTGGTCGCTGCCGTGGGAGACCTGGGTGCGGTTCGCGGTCTGGCTGCTGGCCGGCCTGGCCGTGTACTTCGGCTACTCGCGGACGCACTCCAAGCTGGAGCGCACCGGTTCGGCCGAGGTGGCCGACAAGGTATAG
- a CDS encoding proline dehydrogenase family protein, whose translation MAFSTLLRPAMLAASRSPRMERTITRMRTTKKLVDRFVAGDSADQAVTAVQSLLASGRYVTIDYLGEDTTEIEQARTTVTHYLHMLSALARLEVEPDTESVRPLEVSLKLSALGQSLPQDGHAIALDHARQICVAAEAAGAWVTIDAEDHTTTDSTLAIVRELRADFPTLGTVLQAYLHRTEGDCRELSGHGSRIRLCKGAYKEPASVAYQDRAEVDESYLRCLRVLMLGDGYPMVATHDPALIQAAQDCVESTRRKPDEFEFQMLYGIRDAEQRRLVEDGNHLRVYVPYGDQWYGYFMRRLAERPANVAFFLRSLKPGSQR comes from the coding sequence ATGGCCTTCTCCACACTGCTGCGGCCCGCCATGCTGGCCGCGTCCCGTTCGCCGCGCATGGAGCGCACCATCACGCGAATGCGGACCACCAAGAAGCTGGTCGACCGGTTCGTCGCGGGCGACTCCGCGGATCAGGCGGTGACCGCCGTGCAATCCCTGCTCGCCTCCGGCCGGTATGTCACCATCGACTACCTCGGTGAGGACACCACCGAGATCGAGCAGGCCCGCACCACCGTCACACACTATCTGCACATGCTGTCCGCGCTGGCCCGGCTCGAGGTCGAGCCGGACACGGAATCGGTTCGGCCGCTGGAGGTCTCGCTCAAGCTGTCGGCCCTCGGCCAGTCCCTGCCGCAGGACGGTCACGCGATCGCGCTCGACCACGCGCGCCAGATCTGCGTGGCGGCAGAGGCCGCGGGCGCATGGGTGACCATCGATGCCGAGGATCACACGACCACCGACTCCACCCTGGCCATCGTGCGGGAACTGCGTGCCGACTTCCCCACTCTCGGCACGGTGTTGCAGGCGTATCTGCACCGCACCGAGGGCGATTGCCGGGAACTGTCGGGCCATGGGTCCCGGATCCGCTTGTGCAAGGGCGCGTACAAGGAACCTGCGTCCGTCGCGTATCAGGATCGTGCCGAAGTCGACGAGTCCTATCTGCGCTGTCTGCGCGTGCTGATGCTGGGCGACGGCTACCCGATGGTCGCCACCCACGATCCGGCGCTCATCCAGGCCGCCCAGGACTGTGTCGAGTCGACCCGTCGCAAGCCCGACGAGTTCGAGTTCCAGATGCTGTACGGCATCCGCGACGCCGAACAGCGCAGGCTGGTCGAGGACGGCAACCATCTGCGGGTCTACGTCCCCTACGGCGACCAGTGGTACGGCTACTTCATGCGCAGGCTGGCCGAACGCCCGGCCAATGTCGCGTTCTTCCTGCGCTCGCTCAAACCCGGTAGTCAGCGGTAG
- the pruA gene encoding L-glutamate gamma-semialdehyde dehydrogenase: MDAIVSTPRPVNEPVGTFAPGSAERTRLQAKLAELGSTPTEVHHVIGGEHRRSSGKTIEVVQPHRHAAVLGTLTTAKPSDVEDAIEAATAAAPAWRALSFEDRAAVFLRAADLLAGPWRETIAAATMLGQSKTAYQAEIDSPCELVDFWRFNVHFARQILADQPISAPGVWNKVEYRPLDGFVYAITPFNFTAIAGNLPTAPALMGNTVIWKPAMTQSVAAYWTMKLLEAAGLPPGVINMVHGAGPKVSDVALTDRRLAGIHFTGSTATFQHLWRSVATNIADYNAYPRLVGETGGKDFVLAHSSADPDVLTTALIRGAFDYQGQKCSAASRAFIPKSVWAKMGREFVDKVATLSYGDVTDFSHFGGALIDKRAFDKNAEAIARAKVTPSLSIAAGGHADDSVGYFVDPTVLLGEDPTDEAFHTEYFGPILSVHVYDDSVRGSFEQTLELVDKGSPYALTGAIIADDRTAISAATEGLRFAAGNFYINDKPTGAVVGQQPFGGSRASGTNDKAGSAQNLLRWTSARTIKETFVPATDHRYPHQEA; this comes from the coding sequence ATGGACGCCATCGTGTCCACACCGCGGCCGGTCAACGAGCCGGTCGGCACGTTCGCCCCCGGTAGTGCGGAACGTACACGGTTGCAGGCCAAGCTCGCCGAACTCGGCTCGACCCCGACCGAGGTCCATCACGTCATCGGCGGCGAGCACCGGCGCAGTTCCGGCAAGACGATCGAGGTGGTGCAACCGCATCGCCACGCAGCCGTGCTCGGCACCCTCACCACCGCGAAGCCGAGCGATGTCGAGGACGCGATCGAGGCGGCCACCGCGGCGGCGCCCGCCTGGCGGGCACTGTCGTTCGAGGATCGCGCCGCGGTATTCCTGCGTGCCGCGGATCTGCTGGCCGGCCCGTGGCGCGAAACGATCGCCGCCGCAACCATGTTGGGGCAGTCGAAGACGGCCTACCAGGCCGAGATCGACAGCCCGTGCGAGCTCGTCGACTTCTGGCGCTTCAACGTGCATTTCGCGCGGCAGATCCTCGCCGACCAGCCGATCTCCGCGCCGGGAGTGTGGAACAAGGTCGAATACCGCCCGCTGGACGGCTTCGTCTACGCGATCACCCCGTTCAACTTCACCGCGATCGCGGGCAACCTGCCGACCGCACCCGCACTGATGGGCAACACCGTCATCTGGAAGCCCGCGATGACCCAGTCGGTCGCGGCGTACTGGACGATGAAACTGCTGGAGGCGGCCGGTCTGCCGCCCGGTGTGATCAACATGGTGCACGGCGCGGGACCGAAGGTCTCCGATGTCGCGCTGACCGACCGCCGGCTGGCGGGCATCCACTTCACCGGCTCCACCGCGACGTTCCAGCACCTGTGGCGCTCGGTCGCGACGAACATCGCCGACTACAACGCCTACCCGCGCCTCGTCGGCGAAACCGGCGGCAAGGACTTCGTCCTCGCGCACAGCTCCGCCGACCCCGATGTGCTGACGACGGCGCTGATCCGCGGCGCGTTCGACTACCAGGGACAGAAGTGCTCGGCCGCCTCGCGCGCCTTCATCCCGAAATCGGTGTGGGCCAAGATGGGTCGCGAGTTCGTCGACAAGGTCGCCACGCTGAGCTACGGCGACGTCACCGACTTCAGCCATTTCGGTGGCGCACTGATCGACAAGCGCGCCTTCGACAAGAACGCCGAGGCCATCGCCCGGGCGAAAGTCACGCCGAGTCTGTCGATCGCGGCGGGCGGGCACGCCGACGACTCGGTCGGCTACTTCGTCGACCCGACCGTGCTGCTCGGCGAGGATCCGACCGACGAGGCATTCCACACCGAGTACTTCGGCCCGATCCTGTCCGTCCACGTCTACGACGACTCGGTCCGCGGCTCGTTCGAGCAGACCCTGGAACTGGTGGACAAGGGTTCGCCCTACGCACTGACCGGTGCGATCATCGCCGACGACCGCACCGCGATCAGCGCGGCGACCGAGGGCCTTCGCTTCGCCGCGGGCAATTTCTACATCAACGACAAGCCCACCGGCGCGGTCGTCGGCCAACAGCCGTTCGGTGGGTCGCGCGCCTCGGGCACCAATGACAAGGCAGGCTCGGCACAGAACCTGCTGCGCTGGACCTCCGCCCGCACCATCAAGGAAACCTTCGTCCCGGCCACCGACCACCGTTACCCGCACCAGGAGGCGTAG